A window from Chryseobacterium vaccae encodes these proteins:
- a CDS encoding diflavin oxidoreductase → MLSETKLNVLKQISGDFSRDEAIWASGYLAGLAGGTLTTAVLPPQHTEITAPNAVKKITLAYGTETGNSKKLATGLASVIKKKGIQVKLADLSQYKPKDLSKEEFFFVVISTQGEGEPPALARKFYDYIYENEINLSHLKFGVLALGDSSYPLFCKTGEDVDFRFETLGAQRIIPLKKCDTDYEQEAAHWIEHVFETVNKNADNRTKNSSASKASTGRKKYLGKVSSIINLNDITSEKETYHIEIETEEALVYQPGAALGIVPLNSKSVVDEIISLTGIDPKKQIETSKVTDSAAELLYKHLNISYLLKSVVAQYAKITGHSIPEVRLSLLDLLRIYPVKNAEEFEEVIQVLTGQAPRLYSISSSLEAHGENEIHITVAKSEFFIDHEKHNGLCSGFLSGFNEGEDVEFYIQEAGHFKLPEAGKDIIMIGPGTGIAPFRSFLWERDAIGAEGRNWLFFGDRNFVSDFLYQAEIQDFLKTGSLTRLDLAFSRDTAEKTYVQHKLEQKAQEVFYWLEGGASVYVCGAKEPMSRDVEQTLLNIIQNEGKRSKEEAHQYLEDMELNGRYAKDVY, encoded by the coding sequence ATGCTGTCTGAAACCAAATTAAATGTTCTCAAACAAATCTCCGGTGATTTTTCAAGAGATGAAGCCATCTGGGCCAGCGGATACCTGGCAGGCCTAGCCGGAGGAACATTAACTACCGCTGTACTGCCTCCTCAGCACACTGAAATTACAGCCCCGAATGCTGTGAAAAAAATTACCCTGGCTTACGGTACCGAAACCGGAAACAGTAAAAAACTGGCAACAGGTTTAGCTTCGGTTATTAAGAAAAAAGGAATTCAGGTTAAACTGGCCGATTTATCCCAATACAAGCCTAAAGATTTATCCAAAGAAGAATTCTTTTTTGTAGTGATCAGCACACAGGGAGAAGGTGAACCACCTGCACTCGCCAGGAAATTCTATGATTATATTTATGAAAATGAAATAAACCTCAGTCATCTAAAATTCGGAGTTTTAGCTTTGGGAGACAGCAGCTATCCGCTGTTTTGTAAGACAGGAGAAGATGTAGATTTCCGTTTTGAAACTTTGGGAGCCCAGCGAATTATTCCTTTAAAAAAATGTGATACAGACTATGAACAAGAGGCTGCTCACTGGATAGAACATGTATTCGAAACAGTGAATAAAAATGCTGATAACAGGACGAAAAATAGCTCAGCTTCAAAAGCTTCAACAGGCAGAAAAAAATATCTGGGTAAAGTTTCATCCATTATCAATCTAAATGATATTACTTCTGAAAAAGAAACCTATCACATCGAAATAGAAACAGAAGAAGCTCTGGTCTATCAGCCTGGTGCTGCTTTGGGAATTGTCCCGTTGAATTCAAAATCAGTAGTGGATGAAATTATCAGCCTGACAGGAATTGATCCCAAAAAGCAAATTGAAACCTCAAAAGTTACAGACAGTGCAGCAGAGCTTTTGTATAAACATCTTAACATCAGCTATCTGCTTAAATCCGTTGTTGCCCAATATGCAAAGATCACGGGACATTCTATTCCGGAAGTCCGTTTAAGCCTTCTTGATCTTTTACGAATTTATCCAGTGAAAAATGCTGAAGAATTTGAAGAAGTCATTCAGGTATTAACAGGTCAGGCTCCCCGTCTGTACTCCATATCCTCATCTTTGGAAGCTCATGGTGAGAATGAAATTCATATTACAGTTGCCAAATCAGAATTCTTTATTGACCATGAGAAACACAATGGTCTTTGCAGTGGGTTTCTCAGCGGATTTAATGAAGGAGAAGATGTTGAGTTCTATATTCAGGAGGCAGGACATTTCAAGCTTCCAGAGGCAGGTAAAGATATCATTATGATTGGTCCGGGAACAGGAATTGCTCCCTTCAGATCTTTTCTTTGGGAACGTGATGCAATAGGCGCAGAAGGAAGAAACTGGCTTTTTTTTGGAGATAGAAATTTTGTATCAGATTTTCTTTATCAGGCTGAAATCCAGGATTTCCTTAAAACAGGAAGCTTAACCCGTTTAGATCTGGCTTTTTCCAGAGATACGGCAGAAAAAACATATGTTCAGCATAAACTGGAACAAAAAGCTCAGGAAGTTTTTTACTGGCTTGAAGGAGGCGCATCGGTTTATGTATGTGGGGCCAAAGAACCCATGAGCCGTGACGTAGAGCAAACCCTTCTGAATATCATTCAAAACGAAGGAAAACGCAGTAAAGAAGAAGCACATCAATACCTTGAAGACATGGAGCTTAACGGCAGATATGCTAAAGATGTTTATTAG
- the cysI gene encoding assimilatory sulfite reductase (NADPH) hemoprotein subunit yields the protein MSNNKDNLSPVERIKTSSNGLRGTLKDSLSDDFTGAIREDDQTLIKFHGMYQQDDRDRREERVSKKLEWLYSYMIRLRLPGGFLTPEQWLGLNETAEDHSTGTIKITTRQTIQLHGILKSHLKPTIQSFNLQRLDSIAACGDVNRNVTCTANPSESPLHQQSYELAGKISEMCLPKTQSYYDIWIDDELIVNRKAEEDPLYQDRYLPRKLKIGIAVPPNNDVDVFINDIALIAIIENNRIVGYNIAAGGGLGATHGNEATYARLASVLGFIDTEEKVLKAVYEIITVQRDFGNRSDRKLSRLKYTIDKLGIDQYRSEVEKRAGFRFEPAREFKFEQRKDRYGWLQNHEGKWFYTLFVEHGRVLDTKEYPLKSGLLKIAQTGKANFRFTCNQNLILADINEADKAEVDHILQEYGISEYTEKASALRKNSVACVALNTCSLALAEAQRYLPSLVTKIEPVLEKYGLLEEDITIRMTGCPNGCGRSPNAEIGFVGTAYGKYNLHIGGDRLGMRLNTKFKENIGEEEILTTLDELFGIYVQKRLAEETFGDFSYRYLQTLN from the coding sequence ATGAGCAACAATAAAGATAATCTTTCACCGGTAGAAAGAATAAAAACGAGCAGTAACGGGCTTAGAGGTACATTAAAGGACAGTCTCTCCGATGATTTTACAGGAGCCATCAGAGAAGATGATCAAACCCTGATCAAATTCCACGGAATGTATCAGCAGGATGACAGAGACCGAAGGGAAGAACGCGTTTCCAAAAAGCTGGAATGGTTGTATTCCTATATGATCCGGCTGCGGTTACCCGGCGGTTTTTTAACTCCGGAACAATGGCTAGGATTGAATGAAACCGCAGAAGATCATTCAACGGGAACCATAAAAATCACCACAAGACAGACCATTCAGCTGCATGGTATTTTGAAATCCCATTTAAAGCCAACCATTCAGAGTTTTAATCTTCAGCGTCTTGATTCTATTGCAGCTTGTGGAGATGTTAACAGAAACGTGACCTGTACCGCCAATCCTTCAGAATCACCTTTACATCAGCAATCTTACGAACTGGCAGGAAAAATCAGTGAAATGTGCCTTCCTAAAACCCAGTCTTATTATGATATATGGATTGATGACGAATTAATTGTTAACAGAAAAGCGGAAGAAGATCCTCTTTATCAGGACCGCTATCTTCCAAGAAAATTAAAGATAGGAATTGCAGTTCCTCCCAATAATGATGTGGATGTATTCATTAATGATATTGCCCTGATTGCCATTATTGAAAACAACAGAATCGTCGGTTACAATATTGCGGCAGGAGGCGGATTGGGAGCTACCCACGGAAATGAAGCAACGTATGCCCGCCTGGCCTCTGTGCTTGGATTTATAGATACGGAAGAAAAAGTATTGAAGGCGGTCTATGAAATTATTACCGTACAAAGAGACTTCGGAAACAGAAGTGACAGAAAGCTGTCAAGGTTAAAATATACGATTGACAAACTCGGAATTGATCAGTACAGATCCGAAGTGGAAAAGAGAGCAGGATTCCGCTTTGAACCGGCCAGGGAATTTAAGTTTGAGCAGAGAAAAGACCGTTACGGATGGCTACAGAATCATGAAGGAAAATGGTTTTACACCCTGTTTGTTGAACACGGAAGAGTTCTCGATACCAAAGAATACCCATTGAAATCAGGGTTATTAAAGATTGCTCAGACCGGAAAAGCTAATTTCCGTTTTACCTGTAATCAGAATCTTATTCTCGCAGATATTAATGAAGCAGACAAAGCAGAAGTTGACCATATTCTGCAGGAGTACGGCATTTCAGAATACACAGAAAAAGCCAGTGCGCTTCGTAAGAATTCTGTTGCCTGTGTTGCTTTAAATACCTGCTCCCTTGCTTTAGCGGAAGCACAGCGGTATTTGCCGTCTCTGGTAACCAAAATAGAACCGGTTCTTGAAAAATATGGTCTTTTAGAGGAAGACATCACAATCCGTATGACCGGCTGTCCCAATGGCTGCGGAAGATCTCCTAATGCTGAAATCGGATTTGTAGGTACGGCATACGGTAAATATAACCTTCATATCGGTGGCGACAGACTCGGAATGAGACTTAATACAAAATTTAAAGAAAATATAGGCGAAGAAGAAATTCTTACCACACTGGATGAACTTTTCGGAATTTATGTACAGAAAAGGCTCGCAGAAGAAACATTTGGTGATTTTTCATACCGTTATTTACAAACCTTAAATTAA
- a CDS encoding TonB-dependent receptor, which produces MKNKKQGKLLPKACIIAFTFLSFNLAEAQQQLIELSGSIKNTGTHKGLDSVKVQIENTEDTALTDPLGNFKIRTRVTIPFRVVINKEGFTSQTVEVLSPSNKITVGLNPQNTIIDAVVISASRIPEKILRSPIAIEKIDIKTIRESPAASFYETLENVKGLQLLTSSLTLKIPNSRGFNSPNNFRFMQLVDGVDVQSATLGVPLGNAIGPTELDIQSMEVTPGAASALYGMNAINGLASLQTKDPFTSEGLSVYFRGGVNHVDNVNHKISTLGESALRFAKVIHKNFAVKINASYFTGTDWISNNLTDQNPNSFITANPNFPLANNPAEDLWNKYGDERNNRVAVKVDYNGKPTTFNVSRTGYLEKDLVSPEVKNIKFDAGLYYRFGDQWKASYVYRYGLLDGTFQRGNKIRLQNATVQNHKVELTGKEFTFRTYVSIENTGDSYNLKPLADNLDLTNLSNNNWKNIFQTTLQNNLNAGVNLNDAFILARKEADKNRAVPGTPAFEQLKNTIIGINNWDSANGGIAGAPATGGAKLEQKSRFYQSEATYDFSRLVKIFNLLAGVDYRLYSITPDGNNFVDFNRPVNERNIPLAEGTFGKDVIYQKYGAFAQITKVFFNDKLKLNAALRIDRNPEFEAKLNPRISVVYSPVNQHNFRASFQNGYRFPSLFEALSFVNNGNVRRVGGLSKVNEGLGYLENSYTLASIDKFTSAVNADIDGGKSQSQAAQDNRQLLTVASLQKLQPEKINSFEVGYKSVFFNSKLVLDWDFYYNIYEGFLGQVEVAVPKNSQVGSNTAILAMLDRSKQDRYRVYTNSNSTYKSYGSSLGIRYNITGNYNINTNVSYNDLASNNTSDLFITAFNTPKWMVNVSVGNREIVKNIGFTVVARWQNSFMWESPLASGKIPAYYTIDAQATWKIPEINAHVKIGATNLLNHRYFQYAAGPEIGGLYYLAFTYDLKL; this is translated from the coding sequence ATGAAAAACAAAAAACAGGGAAAACTTCTACCAAAAGCCTGTATTATTGCCTTTACCTTTTTATCTTTTAACCTGGCAGAAGCACAGCAGCAGCTCATAGAATTAAGCGGAAGCATCAAAAATACAGGCACACACAAAGGCCTCGATTCTGTAAAAGTACAGATCGAAAACACAGAAGATACCGCATTAACAGACCCGCTCGGAAACTTTAAGATAAGAACCAGAGTCACCATTCCATTCCGTGTGGTTATTAATAAAGAGGGCTTTACCAGCCAAACCGTGGAAGTTCTTTCTCCATCCAATAAAATAACCGTAGGTCTTAATCCTCAGAATACCATTATTGATGCTGTGGTTATTTCAGCATCAAGAATTCCTGAGAAAATATTGAGATCACCGATAGCTATTGAAAAAATTGATATCAAAACCATCAGGGAAAGTCCGGCAGCCTCTTTTTATGAAACACTGGAAAATGTAAAAGGGCTGCAGCTCTTAACCTCCAGTCTGACGTTGAAAATTCCCAACTCCAGAGGATTCAATTCACCAAATAATTTCAGATTTATGCAGCTGGTGGATGGCGTAGATGTACAATCTGCAACATTGGGTGTGCCGCTTGGAAATGCTATCGGGCCTACAGAACTGGACATCCAGTCTATGGAAGTGACGCCCGGTGCCGCCTCCGCATTATACGGGATGAATGCCATCAACGGATTGGCGAGCCTACAAACGAAAGACCCTTTTACTTCCGAAGGATTAAGCGTTTATTTCCGTGGTGGAGTTAACCATGTGGACAATGTCAATCATAAAATAAGTACTTTGGGAGAAAGTGCACTGCGGTTTGCTAAAGTGATTCATAAAAATTTTGCCGTAAAAATCAATGCGTCTTATTTCACCGGAACAGATTGGATTTCCAACAACCTCACAGATCAGAATCCTAATTCATTCATTACAGCTAATCCTAATTTCCCTTTAGCTAATAATCCCGCTGAAGATCTCTGGAATAAATATGGTGATGAAAGAAACAACAGAGTCGCTGTAAAAGTAGATTATAACGGAAAACCAACCACATTCAATGTTTCCAGAACAGGATATCTGGAAAAGGACCTTGTGAGCCCGGAAGTAAAAAATATAAAATTTGATGCAGGGTTATATTATCGTTTCGGAGATCAATGGAAAGCATCGTATGTATATCGCTACGGATTGCTGGACGGGACTTTCCAAAGAGGGAATAAGATTCGTTTACAAAACGCTACCGTTCAGAATCATAAAGTAGAGCTAACAGGTAAAGAATTTACCTTTAGAACCTATGTATCTATTGAAAACACGGGGGATTCCTACAATTTAAAGCCATTGGCAGATAATCTGGATCTAACCAACCTTTCCAATAACAACTGGAAAAATATCTTTCAGACCACATTACAGAATAACCTCAATGCAGGCGTGAATCTTAATGATGCTTTTATTCTCGCACGCAAAGAAGCCGACAAAAACAGAGCAGTACCCGGCACTCCTGCTTTTGAGCAGTTAAAAAATACCATTATCGGAATTAATAATTGGGATTCTGCCAATGGAGGAATAGCAGGTGCTCCCGCAACGGGAGGAGCTAAACTCGAACAAAAATCCAGATTTTATCAGAGTGAGGCGACCTATGATTTCAGCAGACTGGTGAAAATATTTAACCTTCTGGCTGGTGTTGACTACCGTCTGTACAGCATCACTCCCGACGGAAATAACTTTGTTGATTTTAACAGGCCTGTTAATGAAAGAAATATTCCTTTAGCTGAGGGAACATTCGGGAAAGACGTTATTTATCAGAAATATGGAGCTTTTGCGCAGATTACTAAAGTATTTTTTAATGACAAATTAAAGCTGAACGCCGCTTTACGCATTGACAGAAACCCGGAATTTGAGGCCAAGCTGAATCCCAGAATAAGCGTAGTTTACTCTCCGGTTAATCAGCATAATTTCAGAGCATCTTTTCAGAACGGATATCGTTTTCCGTCATTGTTTGAGGCCCTTTCATTCGTTAACAACGGAAATGTAAGAAGAGTAGGAGGTCTTTCAAAAGTGAATGAAGGATTAGGGTATCTGGAAAACTCATATACATTAGCCTCTATCGACAAATTCACTTCTGCCGTTAATGCTGATATAGACGGAGGAAAAAGCCAAAGCCAGGCAGCCCAGGATAACAGACAGCTTTTAACCGTTGCCAGCCTTCAAAAATTACAGCCAGAAAAAATCAACTCATTTGAAGTAGGGTATAAATCTGTTTTTTTTAATAGCAAACTGGTTCTGGACTGGGATTTCTATTATAATATCTACGAAGGATTTCTTGGGCAGGTGGAAGTTGCTGTTCCCAAAAACAGTCAGGTAGGAAGTAATACCGCTATTCTTGCCATGCTTGACCGAAGTAAGCAGGACCGTTACAGGGTATATACCAACAGTAACAGTACGTACAAAAGCTACGGTTCTTCATTAGGAATCCGCTATAATATAACGGGAAATTATAATATCAATACCAATGTTTCTTATAATGATCTTGCTTCCAACAATACATCGGATCTGTTCATTACCGCTTTCAATACTCCGAAATGGATGGTAAATGTAAGCGTAGGAAACAGAGAAATAGTAAAAAACATTGGATTTACGGTCGTAGCAAGATGGCAGAACAGTTTTATGTGGGAAAGCCCCTTAGCTTCGGGGAAAATTCCGGCTTATTATACGATTGATGCACAGGCTACCTGGAAAATTCCGGAAATCAATGCTCATGTGAAAATAGGAGCAACGAACTTACTGAACCACCGATATTTTCAGTATGCAGCAGGTCCTGAAATAGGAGGATTATATTATCTCGCTTTTACCTATGATCTAAAACTATAA
- the epsC gene encoding serine O-acetyltransferase EpsC — MAISNHLMARIHQAKQNNMHGFFDKIRTKRWVKDLYEALFLPQKDNSEDQLKRNFEALQETLFDLIHSVTESKDDTEVHIHQFFEALPELYNQLVLDAKSILEFDPAADSLEEVYLAYPGFFATYVYRISHQLWSQDVKIVPRVISEYAHSKTGIDIHPGAIIGKSFFIDHGTGIVIGETTVIGNNVKIYQGVTLGALNVSKEKANQKRHPNIEDGVIIYSGATILGGNTTIGRESIIGGNVWVTQDVPANSLVYHKSEIKIKDNSSLPESLTFVI, encoded by the coding sequence ATGGCAATTTCCAATCATTTAATGGCAAGAATTCATCAGGCTAAACAAAATAACATGCATGGATTCTTTGATAAAATAAGAACGAAAAGATGGGTTAAAGATCTTTATGAAGCTCTTTTTCTTCCCCAAAAAGACAATTCTGAAGATCAGCTGAAAAGAAATTTTGAGGCATTGCAGGAAACACTTTTTGATTTAATTCATTCGGTAACAGAGAGTAAAGACGATACTGAAGTCCACATTCATCAATTTTTTGAAGCGTTGCCTGAATTGTATAATCAGTTGGTTCTGGATGCAAAATCTATTTTGGAATTTGATCCTGCGGCAGATTCTCTGGAAGAAGTATACCTGGCGTATCCCGGCTTTTTTGCCACTTATGTCTATCGTATTTCGCACCAGCTTTGGAGCCAGGATGTAAAAATAGTACCTCGTGTGATTTCAGAATATGCCCATAGCAAAACAGGAATTGATATTCACCCCGGAGCCATAATCGGAAAGTCGTTTTTCATTGATCACGGAACCGGAATTGTTATAGGAGAAACTACAGTGATTGGAAACAATGTCAAAATCTATCAGGGAGTAACCCTGGGAGCGTTGAATGTCTCCAAAGAAAAAGCCAACCAGAAAAGGCATCCCAATATTGAAGATGGTGTGATTATTTATTCAGGAGCAACCATTTTAGGAGGAAATACAACCATAGGCAGAGAGAGTATCATCGGAGGAAATGTTTGGGTTACCCAGGATGTACCGGCCAACTCTCTGGTCTATCATAAAAGTGAAATAAAAATAAAGGATAACAGTTCATTACCGGAATCATTAACCTTTGTGATCTAA
- the cobA gene encoding uroporphyrinogen-III C-methyltransferase, which translates to MKTIIKSPKVYLIGAGPGNPELITVKAVKAITKADIILCDRLVSPEIMETYVSQSTEVIYVGKECSKNASTPQSHINTLMVEYARQNKTVVRLKGGDVSIFSNILDELQALKQNHIPYEIIPGITAALGAAAFAGMPLTARGYSTSVRFLTYYKSEILNEEYWKELAATNDTLVFYMSKGNLTRLVEKFRQLEISGEKKIAVIEQATTPFQKVYTSSFEDFNTHFGNKNFASPSLVIIGKVVNLHEEFSWLDNAEQEGLYFKSVENGSLISNPQNFFEYAV; encoded by the coding sequence ATGAAAACAATCATAAAATCACCAAAGGTTTACCTTATCGGTGCAGGCCCCGGCAACCCTGAACTCATCACCGTAAAAGCAGTAAAAGCCATTACGAAAGCAGACATTATTCTATGTGACCGCCTTGTAAGCCCTGAAATTATGGAAACGTATGTCAGCCAAAGCACAGAAGTAATCTATGTAGGCAAAGAGTGCAGTAAAAATGCCTCTACCCCTCAATCTCATATCAATACTTTAATGGTGGAGTATGCCCGGCAGAATAAAACCGTTGTCAGGCTTAAAGGGGGAGATGTTTCCATATTTTCCAATATTCTGGATGAATTGCAGGCCTTAAAACAAAACCATATTCCTTATGAGATTATCCCCGGAATTACAGCGGCTTTAGGTGCAGCAGCCTTTGCAGGAATGCCCTTAACCGCACGGGGATACTCAACATCAGTCCGTTTTCTGACGTATTATAAATCTGAGATTCTCAATGAAGAATATTGGAAAGAACTGGCGGCTACCAACGATACGCTTGTCTTTTATATGTCTAAAGGAAACCTTACCCGGCTTGTAGAAAAATTCAGACAGCTTGAAATTTCCGGTGAGAAAAAAATTGCGGTCATTGAGCAGGCTACAACCCCTTTTCAAAAGGTGTATACCTCCTCATTCGAGGATTTTAATACCCATTTTGGAAACAAAAACTTTGCATCTCCTTCTTTGGTGATCATCGGTAAAGTTGTGAACCTGCATGAAGAGTTTTCCTGGCTGGACAACGCAGAACAGGAAGGCCTGTATTTTAAATCCGTTGAAAACGGAAGTCTTATATCCAACCCTCAAAATTTCTTTGAATATGCTGTCTGA
- a CDS encoding TSUP family transporter gives MSNSLYPIFLKLETLSLLIIGGGKVSLEKLESVLRNSPETPIKLVAKEIIPEIRTLQHEFPNIILHERPYHINDFTTIDLAIIAVNDIDLAAQIRDHAHQKNVLVNIADKPNLCDFYLGSIVKKGNLKIAISTNGKSPTIAKRLRETFTDTIPDEMDHVLDNMQNIRDQLKGDFDYKVAELNKITTQYLSGDEASPAKSNMEIEKLINITKIAQRKANIYLAVIGVLLLFGILGLVVYQFNLSGNIQYFLNKDGHIFYWMLLAGFLAEIVAGSMGMGYGVICTTILLLLNVPPPVVSASIHSAESFTTAAGSFSHYKLGNVNKKMVWVLFPLAIVGSIIGALTLSHYGEHYAHIVKPIIACYTLYLGLNILRNAFKSKKSNQPKAKQKRTNLRVLGLAGGFIDSFAGGGWGPLVTGTLIKEGRIPRYVVGSSTVAKFLLTVTSAVTFIFTIGIHHWNIVLGLLLGGVFTAPFSAMLTSKLPTKKMFVIVGVVVILMSLITIMKSLL, from the coding sequence ATGAGTAATTCTTTATATCCCATATTCTTAAAACTTGAAACTTTGTCATTACTCATCATTGGTGGTGGCAAAGTTTCCCTTGAAAAGTTAGAGTCAGTACTCAGAAATTCCCCTGAGACCCCTATAAAACTGGTGGCAAAAGAAATTATTCCGGAGATCAGAACTTTACAACATGAGTTTCCGAATATCATATTGCATGAAAGGCCTTACCATATCAATGATTTTACGACTATTGACCTTGCTATTATTGCTGTAAATGATATTGATTTAGCAGCACAGATCCGGGATCATGCCCATCAGAAAAATGTACTGGTTAATATTGCCGATAAACCCAATCTGTGTGATTTTTACCTGGGCTCCATTGTTAAGAAAGGAAATCTTAAAATTGCCATCTCCACGAATGGAAAATCTCCTACTATCGCAAAAAGATTAAGAGAGACCTTTACAGATACCATCCCTGATGAAATGGATCATGTACTGGACAATATGCAGAACATACGCGATCAGTTAAAAGGAGACTTCGATTATAAGGTTGCAGAGCTTAACAAAATAACAACTCAATATCTTTCTGGTGATGAAGCTTCTCCTGCAAAATCCAATATGGAAATTGAGAAGCTCATCAATATCACCAAAATTGCTCAAAGAAAAGCCAATATCTATCTGGCCGTCATAGGCGTTTTACTTTTGTTCGGAATATTGGGATTGGTGGTCTATCAATTCAACCTTTCCGGAAATATTCAGTATTTTCTGAATAAAGACGGGCATATTTTTTACTGGATGTTATTGGCCGGTTTTCTGGCAGAAATTGTTGCCGGATCAATGGGCATGGGATATGGCGTCATATGTACTACCATACTTTTACTGCTTAATGTGCCGCCGCCTGTTGTCAGTGCAAGTATTCATTCCGCAGAATCTTTCACTACTGCAGCGGGAAGCTTCAGTCATTACAAATTAGGAAATGTGAATAAAAAAATGGTGTGGGTATTGTTTCCGTTAGCTATTGTTGGCTCTATTATCGGAGCATTAACGCTTTCTCACTATGGGGAACATTATGCTCATATTGTAAAGCCCATCATTGCCTGCTATACCTTATATCTGGGATTAAACATCCTGAGAAATGCTTTTAAAAGCAAAAAATCCAACCAGCCTAAGGCAAAGCAGAAAAGAACCAATCTCAGAGTATTAGGATTGGCAGGAGGCTTTATAGATTCTTTTGCAGGAGGCGGATGGGGGCCGTTAGTAACCGGGACGCTGATTAAAGAAGGAAGAATTCCCCGCTATGTTGTGGGAAGTTCCACGGTAGCTAAATTCTTACTGACCGTTACCAGTGCTGTCACTTTTATCTTTACCATTGGCATTCACCACTGGAATATTGTACTGGGATTATTGTTGGGCGGTGTTTTTACAGCTCCGTTTTCTGCCATGCTTACCTCAAAGCTTCCTACCAAAAAAATGTTCGTGATTGTTGGAGTAGTAGTCATTCTGATGAGTCTTATAACGATAATGAAATCGCTATTATAA
- the cysK gene encoding cysteine synthase A: MKFQNTLETIGDTPVVKINKLFSSDHEIWIKLEKNNPGGSIKDRIALAMIEDAEARGLLNKDSTIIEPTSGNTGIGLALVAAVKGYKLILVMPESMSIERRKIMEAYGAEFVLTPREKGMKGAIEKANELSEETPNSWIPRQFDNPANVKVHTETTAQEILNDFPDGLDYIITGVGTGGHITGIAKVVKEKFPNVKVLAVEPELSPVLSGGSPAPHPLQGLGAGFVPSILDITLLDGVITVGKDEAYEYAINAAKKEGLFVGVSTGAALAAIAKHLPEIPSNAKILTINYDTGERYLSVEGLF; this comes from the coding sequence ATGAAATTTCAGAATACCTTAGAAACGATTGGAGACACACCTGTCGTAAAAATCAATAAATTATTCAGTTCAGACCATGAAATCTGGATCAAATTAGAAAAAAACAACCCGGGCGGAAGCATTAAAGACAGAATTGCATTGGCAATGATTGAAGACGCAGAAGCCAGAGGGTTATTAAATAAAGACAGCACCATTATAGAGCCTACAAGCGGAAATACAGGAATAGGCCTGGCATTGGTTGCTGCTGTAAAAGGATACAAGCTTATTCTGGTAATGCCGGAAAGCATGAGCATAGAACGCCGTAAAATTATGGAAGCATATGGGGCTGAATTCGTGTTAACTCCAAGAGAAAAAGGAATGAAAGGGGCTATTGAAAAAGCAAATGAATTATCAGAAGAAACACCCAATTCATGGATTCCGAGACAGTTTGACAACCCTGCCAACGTAAAAGTACACACCGAAACTACTGCACAGGAAATCTTAAATGATTTTCCGGACGGCCTTGATTATATTATCACAGGCGTAGGAACCGGAGGGCATATCACCGGAATCGCAAAAGTGGTCAAAGAAAAATTTCCGAATGTTAAAGTATTGGCTGTAGAACCGGAATTATCTCCAGTATTAAGCGGAGGAAGCCCCGCACCCCATCCATTACAGGGCTTGGGAGCAGGATTTGTACCTTCCATTCTGGATATCACTCTTTTGGACGGAGTCATTACAGTAGGCAAGGACGAAGCTTATGAATATGCTATCAATGCAGCAAAAAAAGAAGGTCTGTTTGTAGGCGTTTCTACAGGAGCAGCTTTGGCAGCCATTGCAAAACATTTACCGGAAATACCATCTAACGCTAAAATTCTTACCATCAACTACGATACCGGAGAAAGATATCTGTCAGTAGAAGGGCTCTTCTAA